In a genomic window of Drosophila takahashii strain IR98-3 E-12201 chromosome 3L, DtakHiC1v2, whole genome shotgun sequence:
- the LOC108065188 gene encoding uncharacterized protein isoform X2: MNTSEKNDDNTDSLGPDQDEEIRQVLDSIESFEDVCKTYKSKSAQELSAQWTREIPKSDQEKVKTASPENCSTPKTEKTNTDPVDQDSDYTGFLKQMSVRYSQFRIASGQVVQQKGQRMDYRDYSYNEYPANFPPSGWQSTDTSGQDLSSQVSYGQGQMESPSSSSQNSSYYGYGHSLPEIGSGSDETIVNGRPSAPTLAASENPCCSKDSCGCCCRSRDSGQQNACCHCDQGVSGQAQQLMPVPIGVDPSTGFPIYCYSTPGNYPGNAMYSMPVMQMDQGQRGGGGQHNVEIASTSRGASSSSAVSSNQNPNNLDVEAFMRKYQKSVQQCYATAQQGIQHSFANAQTQPYYSNFPQGTQHFFNNPNEGIGAQQMFGSFNPGPQPFLPPSFAMPAQNFFGNNTGFMNDSLQAQTVYSADYKPFANDGNHFNHFPNGIDIGMTPESCPIYGPAGTAGLAEMGSGGPVYGMGGEMNMTSYPLSQMSYSSPYSYEMPASSPGYIPGTGMPMASPQMQTGHLSGGNPVLPG; encoded by the exons ATGAACACCTCGGAAAAGAACGATGATAACACCGATTCCTTGGGCCCCGATCAGGATGAGGAAATCCGCCAAGTACTAGATTCGATCGAAAGCTTTGAGGATGTCTGCAAAACATACAAATCGAAGAGTGCCCAAGAATTAAGCGCTCAATGGACTAGGGAGATTCCAAAATCTGATCAGGAAAAGGTTAAAACGGCATCCCCGGAAAATTGTTCTACaccaaaaactgaaaaaactaATACTGATCCGGTGGATCAAGATAGCGATTACACCGGCTTTCTTAAGCAGATGAGCGTTCGTTA TTCTCAATTTCGCATAGCTTCGGGTCAAGTGGTTCAACAAAAAGGACAAAGAATGGATTACCGCGATTACAGCTATAACGAAT ATCCAGCTAACTTCCCTCCTTCTGGATGGCAGTCGACTGACACAAGTGGGCAGGACTTGAGTTCCCAAGTTTCTTACGGACAGGGACAGATGGAATCTCCATCCTCCTCGTCTCAAAACTCCAGCTATTACGGCTATGGACATTCTCTGCCGGAGATTGGCTCAGGATCGGATGAGACCATAGTCAACGGACGACCCAGTGCGCCCACTTTAGCGGCCTCTGAAAATCCTTGCTGCTCCAAGGATTCCTGCGGCTGTTGCTGCCGTTCCAGAGACTCTGGTCAGCAGAACGCCTGTTGCCACTGCGATCAGGGAGTTTCTGGCCAGGCACAGCAGCTGATGCCTGTGCCCATAGGCGTAGATCCGAGTACCGGGTTTCCCATCTACTGCTACTCGACACCAGGCAATTATCCTGGCAATGCCATGTACTCCATGCCAGTCATGCAAATGGATCAAGGTCAACGCGGAGGCGGTGGCCAACATAATGTGGAGATCGCCAGCACATCGAGGGGAGCTTCATCATCTTCCGCTGTTTCGTCTAATCAAAATCCAAACAACTTGGATGTGGAAGCCTTCATGCGAAAGTACCAGAAAAGTGTTCAGCAGTGCTATGCGACTGCCCAACAag GAATTCAACACTCCTTTGCCAACGCTCAAACTCAGCCGTATTATAGCAACTTCCCTCAGGgaactcaacatttttttaacaatccCAATGAAGGGATAGGTGCTCAGCAAATGTTTGGCAGCTTTAATCCAG GTCCCCAACCATTCTTACCCCCTTCATTCGCAATGCCAGCCCAAAATTTCTTTGGAAATAATACGGGTTTTATGAATGATTCACTGCAGGCCCAAACAGTATATTCCGCTGATTACAAACCATTTGCCAACGATGGCAACCATTTCAACCACTTCCCCAATGGCATAGACATCGGGATGACCCCGGAGTCCTGTCCCATCTACGGACCAGCTGGAACCGCTGGCCTGGCTGAGATGGGCTCCGGTGGTCCGGTCTATGGCATGGGCGGTGAAATGAATATGACTTCCTATCCTCTTAGTCAAATGAG CTATTCAAGTCCTTATAGCTACGAGATGCCTGCTTCCTCGCCTGGCTACATTCCTGGAACAGGAATGCCTATGGCCAGTCCTCAAATGCAAACTGGACATCTGAGTGGTGGAAATCCAG TGTTACCtggctaa
- the LOC108065188 gene encoding uncharacterized protein isoform X1, producing the protein MNTSEKNDDNTDSLGPDQDEEIRQVLDSIESFEDVCKTYKSKSAQELSAQWTREIPKSDQEKVKTASPENCSTPKTEKTNTDPVDQDSDYTGFLKQMSVRYSQFRIASGQVVQQKGQRMDYRDYSYNEYPANFPPSGWQSTDTSGQDLSSQVSYGQGQMESPSSSSQNSSYYGYGHSLPEIGSGSDETIVNGRPSAPTLAASENPCCSKDSCGCCCRSRDSGQQNACCHCDQGVSGQAQQLMPVPIGVDPSTGFPIYCYSTPGNYPGNAMYSMPVMQMDQGQRGGGGQHNVEIASTSRGASSSSAVSSNQNPNNLDVEAFMRKYQKSVQQCYATAQQGIQHSFANAQTQPYYSNFPQGTQHFFNNPNEGIGAQQMFGSFNPGNQLGSPYQAFGSALGAQPYYSTPVAGPQPFLPPSFAMPAQNFFGNNTGFMNDSLQAQTVYSADYKPFANDGNHFNHFPNGIDIGMTPESCPIYGPAGTAGLAEMGSGGPVYGMGGEMNMTSYPLSQMSYSSPYSYEMPASSPGYIPGTGMPMASPQMQTGHLSGGNPVLPG; encoded by the exons ATGAACACCTCGGAAAAGAACGATGATAACACCGATTCCTTGGGCCCCGATCAGGATGAGGAAATCCGCCAAGTACTAGATTCGATCGAAAGCTTTGAGGATGTCTGCAAAACATACAAATCGAAGAGTGCCCAAGAATTAAGCGCTCAATGGACTAGGGAGATTCCAAAATCTGATCAGGAAAAGGTTAAAACGGCATCCCCGGAAAATTGTTCTACaccaaaaactgaaaaaactaATACTGATCCGGTGGATCAAGATAGCGATTACACCGGCTTTCTTAAGCAGATGAGCGTTCGTTA TTCTCAATTTCGCATAGCTTCGGGTCAAGTGGTTCAACAAAAAGGACAAAGAATGGATTACCGCGATTACAGCTATAACGAAT ATCCAGCTAACTTCCCTCCTTCTGGATGGCAGTCGACTGACACAAGTGGGCAGGACTTGAGTTCCCAAGTTTCTTACGGACAGGGACAGATGGAATCTCCATCCTCCTCGTCTCAAAACTCCAGCTATTACGGCTATGGACATTCTCTGCCGGAGATTGGCTCAGGATCGGATGAGACCATAGTCAACGGACGACCCAGTGCGCCCACTTTAGCGGCCTCTGAAAATCCTTGCTGCTCCAAGGATTCCTGCGGCTGTTGCTGCCGTTCCAGAGACTCTGGTCAGCAGAACGCCTGTTGCCACTGCGATCAGGGAGTTTCTGGCCAGGCACAGCAGCTGATGCCTGTGCCCATAGGCGTAGATCCGAGTACCGGGTTTCCCATCTACTGCTACTCGACACCAGGCAATTATCCTGGCAATGCCATGTACTCCATGCCAGTCATGCAAATGGATCAAGGTCAACGCGGAGGCGGTGGCCAACATAATGTGGAGATCGCCAGCACATCGAGGGGAGCTTCATCATCTTCCGCTGTTTCGTCTAATCAAAATCCAAACAACTTGGATGTGGAAGCCTTCATGCGAAAGTACCAGAAAAGTGTTCAGCAGTGCTATGCGACTGCCCAACAag GAATTCAACACTCCTTTGCCAACGCTCAAACTCAGCCGTATTATAGCAACTTCCCTCAGGgaactcaacatttttttaacaatccCAATGAAGGGATAGGTGCTCAGCAAATGTTTGGCAGCTTTAATCCAG GAAATCAGCTGGGATCTCCCTATCAAGCTTTTGGCTCCGCTCTGGGTGCCCAACCATATTATTCCACTCCTGTTGCAG GTCCCCAACCATTCTTACCCCCTTCATTCGCAATGCCAGCCCAAAATTTCTTTGGAAATAATACGGGTTTTATGAATGATTCACTGCAGGCCCAAACAGTATATTCCGCTGATTACAAACCATTTGCCAACGATGGCAACCATTTCAACCACTTCCCCAATGGCATAGACATCGGGATGACCCCGGAGTCCTGTCCCATCTACGGACCAGCTGGAACCGCTGGCCTGGCTGAGATGGGCTCCGGTGGTCCGGTCTATGGCATGGGCGGTGAAATGAATATGACTTCCTATCCTCTTAGTCAAATGAG CTATTCAAGTCCTTATAGCTACGAGATGCCTGCTTCCTCGCCTGGCTACATTCCTGGAACAGGAATGCCTATGGCCAGTCCTCAAATGCAAACTGGACATCTGAGTGGTGGAAATCCAG TGTTACCtggctaa
- the grim gene encoding cell death protein Grim codes for MAIAYFIPDQAQLLAGSYQQNSQQATTSPRTTATPAAPPQQPQSSQQQHQQQQHRPQFRANISVPLGSQQGSMTMSEFGCWDLLAQIFCYALRIYSYNSSQRRPTVIQISFEISSGSQNNDDDDVTDASSKEN; via the coding sequence ATGGCCATCGCCTACTTTATACCCGATCAGGCCCAATTGTTGGCCGGCAGCTATCAGCAAAATAGTCAGCAGGCGACAACGAGTCCGAGGACAACTGCAACACCTGCTGCTCCACCGCAGCAACCGCAATcatcgcagcagcaacatcagcagcagcaacatcgtcCTCAGTTCCGTGCCAACATTTCCGTGCCGTTGGGAAGTCAACAGGGATCGATGACCATGTCGGAGTTCGGATGCTGGGACCTTCTGGCCCAGATCTTCTGTTACGCGCTGAGAATCTACAGCTACAATTCCAGCCAGCGGCGACCGACGGTCATTCAAATATCCTTCGAAATCAGCAGCGGCAGTCAGAACAACGATGACGACGATGTGACCGATGCCAGCTCCAAGGAAAACTAA